One genomic segment of Mytilus galloprovincialis chromosome 5, xbMytGall1.hap1.1, whole genome shotgun sequence includes these proteins:
- the LOC143074173 gene encoding F-box/LRR-repeat protein 19-like, whose protein sequence is GQGKKRKKLIESAPNNTNDLQKPNKLFAPGRGDITPEIIAPLKIEPLKDIKRYVIRPPPPPPPADYFVMNNGKNHPLCREIWMKIFAHLNPTSLVKSLGCCKTWNRWCMHHTLWKTINLSGKYIYQVHLIGIVKRQPSTLILKSSKLTHKQLAWLLARIPQLKTLSLSSCSWAVVSALGFAVCPLLYSLDISWITMSDEQFRDIIRPPADRYPGMVDISRLHKLKHLSVAGTEISNTSLSEIPNHLISLEKLDISYCPRMTDDGIRQLLLPGNSVTQSLITLDISGCTKITDRAGDSFQHCTQLQTVKMASSPHISAKIRKKCPVVSFITQSSFQIT, encoded by the coding sequence GGTCAAGGCAAGAAGAGAAAAAAACTGATTGAGAGTGCACCAAATAATACTAATGATTTGCAGAAACCAAATAAACTGTTTGCACCTGGAAGAGGGGACATAACTCCAGAAATAATTGCACCACTAAAAATAGAACCTCTGAAAGATATAAAGCGATATGTGATACGTCCCCCACCCCCACCTCCACCAGCAGACTATTTTGTAATGAACAATGGTAAAAATCATCCACTCTGTAGAGAAATATGGATGAAAATATTTGCTCATCTAAATCCAACATCCTTGGTTAAAAGTTTGGGATGCTGTAAGACTTGGAATCGATGGTGCATGCATCATACATTATGGAAAACTATAAATCTCAgtggaaaatacatttatcaagTTCATTTGATTGGTATTGTGAAACGACAGCCGTCAACATTAATTCTTAAATCATCAAAACTTACACACAAACAATTAGCTTGGTTGTTAGCTAGAATTCCTCAGCTGAAAACTCTTTCTTTGTCGTCATGTTCATGGGCCGTTGTTAGTGCATTAGGATTTGCTGTTTGTCCTCTTTTGTATTCTCTTGACATCAGCTGGATTACGATGTCTGACGAACAGTTTCGGGACATAATTCGTCCCCCAGCAGACAGATACCCAGGGATGGTAGATATAAGTCGTCTGCATAAATTAAAACATCTTTCGGTAGCAGGGACAGAAATTTCTAATACATCACTATCAGAAATTCCCAACCATTTAATATCACTAGAAAAATTAGACATCAGCTACTGCCCAAGGATGACTGACGATGGTATCCGACAGTTACTGTTGCCAGGCAACTCTGTGACTCAGTCTTTGATTACTTTGGATATAAGTGGATGCACAAAGATCACGGATCGTGCAGGAGATTCATTCCAACATTGTACACAATTACAAACAGTTAAGATGGCTTCCTCTCCGCATATCTCTGCTAAGATACGGAAGAAATGTCCTGTAGTCTCGTTTATCACACAATCCTCATTCCAGATCACATGA